Within Sinorhizobium sp. RAC02, the genomic segment AAAACGCTGAGCGTCAGATAGAACAGCGCCGAAATCGCTGCTGCCGAGGGCAGCGTCACGATCCAGGCGATGACGATGTTGCCGGCGATTCCCCAGCGCACTGCCGTAACGCGACGGGCGGCACCCACGCCGATGATGGCGCCGGTGATCGTGTGCGTCGTCGAGACGGGGATGCCGAGCCAGGTGGCGGCGAAGAGGGTGATGGCCCCGCCGGTTTCCGCGCAAAAACCCTGCATCGGGTTGAGGCGGGTGATCTTCGAGCCCATCGTATGCACGATGCGCCAGCCTCCCATCAGCGTGCCGAGCGCCATTGCCGCCTGGCAGGTGATGACCACCCAGAAGGGCACGTAGAATTCGCCGCCGAGATAACCTTGCGAATAAAGCAGCACGGCGATGATGCCCATCGTCTTCTGTGCGTCGTTGCCGCCGTGGCCGAGCGAATAGAGCGAAGCGGAGATGAACTGCATGACGCGAAACGTGCGGTCGACGGCGAACGGGGTCTGGCGCACGAAAAGCCAGGAGACGATCAAGACGAGGATCAGCGCCAGGAGGAAGCCGATGGCGGGCGACAGGAAGATGGCGCTTGCCGTCTTGATGAGGCCGCTCCAGACGACGGCATCGAAACCGGTCTTGGCAAGGCCAGCACCAACGAGACCGCCGATGAGGGCGTGCGAGGAGCTCGACGGGATGCCGAAGATCCAGGTGACGACGTTCCAGATGATCGCGCCCATCAGGGCGGCGAAGATGACGAGCGGGCTGACAATGCCGGGATCGATGATGCCCTTGCCGAGGGTTTCGGCGACGTGCAGGCCGAAGAACAGGAAGGCGATGAAATTGAAGAACGCCGCCCACATGACGGCATATTGCGGGCGCAGCACGCGCGTCGAGACGATCGTGGCGATGGAATTTGCCGCGTCGTGCAGGCCGTTCAGGAAATCGAAGAGCAGCGCTATGCCGACGAGGCCGACCAGCAGCGGAAAGGCGAGGGTGGCGTCCATCAGACGTTCTCGATCACGATACCGCTGATCTCGTTCGCCACGTCCTCGAAGCGGTCGACGACCTTTTCCAGTTCGCCGTAGATCTCGCTGCCGATGATGTAGGCCATCGGGTCGGACTTGCCGTATTGCTTGAAAAGGTTCTTCAGGCCCTGGTCATGCAGCTCGTCGGAGCGGCCCTCAACGCGGGTGACTTCCTCGGCGATGGCGCTGAGGCGGCCGGCATGCACGCCGACCTTGTCGAGCAGTGGGATGGCCTCGGCGATGAGATGGGCGGCCTTGACGACGACGTCGCCCATTTCCTGCATGCCGGGCTCGAAACTGGTCTGCTCGTAGAGGCGGATGGTTTTTACCGTCTTGTGCATCATGTCGATGGCATCGTCCATCGACTGGATCAGGTCCTTGATGTCACCGCGGTCGAAGGGGGTGATGAAGCTGCGGCGCACGGCGAGCAGGACTTCACGGGTGATGTCGTCGGCCTGGTCTTCCAGCGCGATGATACGGTCGCAGTGTTTTTCCATGTCGGGGCCGCCGGCAAGCACCTGCTGGAGGGCTTCGGCAGCGCCGACGACGGTGCGGGAATGCTGTTCGAAATAATCGAAGAAGCGATCTTCACGCGGCATAAGTTTGCGAAACAGCGAGAGCATGGATGCCCCTTACATGGCTGGGGTTGTCATGCGGCTGTCATAATTGACCGTCAACGCGCTGGAAAGCGCGGATTCCGGCTTGTCACAATTCTCTGCCGCCCTGTGGATAAGCCGTAAAGCGGATCACGGCACGATCTTGAATGGCTGCTCGCTGACAGCAACGGCACCGCTTGCCGCATCGCGGAAACGGTAGCGCAGCACGTAGTCGCCGGGCGGCGGGCTGGTGAGGTTCAGCGTCAGCTTGGCGAAGACTTCCTGGTTGCGCACGCTGCCCTTGAAGTCGAACGAGCCGAAGGCTTTCTGTTCGGCAAGCTTGGTGCCCTTGGGGTCAAGCAGCTCGAGATCGACGGTGAAGTGCGATTCCAGCAGGCCGCCATCGGCGGATCGCCAGGTGAGGCCGACCGGCTCGACATAGGAGATCAGCGCCTCGCCAGGTTTGAAGCTCGCTTCCGGCCGCGCTGTGTACATTCCGTAGCCTTCCGGCGGAGCGGAGACGAAGACGGATTTGCCGATCGAAAAGGGCAGGGTGGCGGCGAAGGCGCCGTAAGCGTCGCGGATCGTGTTGTGCGCGCCGACCGTGTCGCCGGCGGCGGCCTGTTCCTCCGCCTTTTTTGCCGCGTCCTGAAGCGGACCGGCAAAGGCCAGCGTGGGCAGAAGCGCGCCGATAAAGCTCAGACGCAACAGGGACTTCGACACAAACATTCAGTCTTCCTCCAGCCGGATGGCGGCAGGATGCGAATTAGCGTGGCAACAGTCAAGAACGCCTGATGGCAAGTGCTAAGTCAGCTCTTCCAGAACAGCGGTGTCAGGATCACGAGAACGGTGAGGATTTCGAGACGGCCAAGTAGCATGAGGAAGGAGAGGAGATAGAGCGCTGCATCGTGGAAGCCAGCGAATGAGCCGGCCGGACCGATCGCCTGGGTGACGCCGGGGCCGACATTGGAGAGCGAGGTGGCGGATGCCGAAATCGCCGTCAGCACATCGTAGCCCATCAGGCCGAGCAGGATGGCGCCGATGGCGGAAATCGCCACATAGGTGATGAAGAACAGGAAGACGCCGCGCTGGAGATCGATATCGACGGTCATCGTCCCGTAGCGCACGGCATGAATGCCGTCCGGATAGATGAGGCGGTAGAGGCCGGTGCGGATGAAGTTGAACAGGATGATCAGGCGGTAGGCCTTGAGGCCGCCGGCGGTTGATCCCGAACAGCCGCCCATGAAGGTTGCGACGAAGGCGAGCGCCACGATGAAATGGCCCCATTGCGTATAGTCGTCGCTGGCAAAGCCGGTCGTCGAAAGGATCGACGAGACGGTGAAGAAGGAATGTGCCAGGGCATCGCGGAAATCGACGCCGTTTTCAAGGCGCTGGAAGACGCTGGCTGCCACGGAGAAAAGCACGAGATAGCCGAGGAACACACGGATCTGCGGATCACGCCACGCATCGACGCGGCCGCGCACGACGATGAGGATCAGCACCGAGAAGGGCAGGCTCGAGAGCGTCATGAAGAAGGTGGCGGCCCAGAGCAGCGGCAGGCTTTTGAAATAGCCGAAGGAGGCGTCATGCGTTGAGAGCCCGCCCGTCGCAACGGTGGACATGGCATGGTTCAGCGCGTCGAAGCGGCTCATGCCGAGGGCTGCATAGGTGATGGCGCAGATCAGTGTGATCGCCACGTAGATGGCGAGGAACGCGCGGGTGTAGCTAGCGATGCGGGCAAAGGGCTTGTCGGCGGTGTCGGATGATTCGAGCTTGAAGAAGGACATGCCGCCAACGCGCAGATACGGCATGATGAACAGCCCGAGCGCGAGAATCCCGATGCCGCCGAGCCAGTGCAGCAGCGAGCGCCACATCAGGATGCCGGGCGGCGCGTCGTCGAGGCCGACGATGACGGTCGAGCCCGTCGTGCTGATCGCCGAGACCGATTCGAAAAATGCCTGCGCGAACGTCAATTTCATCGAGGACAGCCAGAGTGGCATCGCACCGATGAAACTCGCGCTCAGCCAGAGCATGTTGACGACGAGGAAGCCCATGCGCTTGTTGAAGGGCGGTGGGCCGGCGCGGGTCGCTGCGGCCGTGGCGAGCGACAGGCCGCCGGTCATGAAGGCGGAAAGAAAGAAGACTTCCGAATCGGGATGGCCGTAATACACGTCGATAAACGCCGGGATGAGCATCGCCACGGAGAGATAGATGCCGCTGATGGCGGCGATATTGATGGCGGACCGGAAGATGGTGGCGTTCAACGAAAATCGTCCTGCGTGCCGGCCACCGCATCATTGATGCGGTATATTCAAAAATTCTACAGCGCCCTTTGCACGTCATGGATGACGTGCGGTTACTGTAGGCTCAGTCAAGTCTCGAAAGGCCGCGCGGCCGGGACGGGTGGTGTCTGTCGCTGCGATATGCAATAGCCTTTGCATTGTACAAACTCAAGGATGGCATCGAACGGCATGAAACCGGACGTCGACGCAGCCCGTGACGCATTGCGCGGGCTTTTTTCCGAAACACCCCTTCAGCTCAATGAACATCTCTCCGCCCGCTATGGCGCGGATATTTACCTGAAGCGCGAGGATCTCTCGCCGGTGCGTTCCTACAAAATCAGGGGCGCGTTCAATTTCTTCCGCAAGGTTTTGGCGAAAGAGGACGGCGCCCGCAGCTTCGTCTGCGCGTCCGCCGGCAACCATGCTCAGGGCTTCGCCTTCGTCTGCCGCCATTTCGGCGTGCCGGGCGTGGTCTTCATGCCGGTGACGACGCCGCAGCAGAAGATCAACAAGACGCGCATTTTCGGTGGCGAGTTCGTGACGATCAAGCTCGTCGGCGACTTCTTCGACCAGTGCTACAAGGCGGCCCGCGATCATGCTGCGGAGACTGGCGCGCTGATGGTGCCGCCGTTCGACCATGAGGATATCATCGAGGGGCAGGCGACGGTGGCGGCGGAAATCGTCGAGCAGCTCGGCGACACATTGCCGGATCTCGTGGTGCTCCCCGTCGGCGGTGGCGGGCTTGCCTCAGGGGTTACCGGCTATCTTGCCGACAAGCTCGGTCCCTCCAGTTTCCTGTTCTGCGAACCTGCCGGTGCGCCGAGCCTCAAGCGCAGCCTGGAAAGCAGAGCCGTGGTGACGCTCGACCAGGTGGATAATTTTGTCGACGGTGCCGCTGTCGGGCAGATCGGCGCGCTCAATTTCGCGGCGCTCAGCCAGTTTTCCGCTGATCAGGTCATGCTGCTCTCCGAAAACGCGATCTGCGTGACGATGATCGACATGCTGAATGTCGAGGGCGTGGTGCTGGAGCCGGCCGGCGCGCTGTCGCTGACGGCGCTCGATGCGCTCGGCCGCGAGGCGCTGGAGGGCAAGACGGTGGTGGCCGTCGTTTCCGGCGGCAATTTCGATTTCGAGCGCCTGCCGGACGTCAAGGAACGCGCCATGCGGCATGCGGGCTTGAAGAAATACTTCATCCTGCGGCTTGCCCAGCGCCCCGGCGCCCTGAAGGACTTCCTCAATATGCTCGGCCCGGACGACGACATCGCCCGCTTCGAATACCTGAAGAAATCCGCCCGCAACTTCGGCTCGATCCTCATCGGCATCGAGACAAAGGCGCCGGAGAACTTTGCGGTTCTCAAGAAAGCCTTCGACGGTGCGGGCATGCGCTACCAGGACATCACCGAGAACGAAATTCTCGCAAACCTCATCATCTAGAGAGAGCCGGGCTGCGCGCTCTCCTCTTGGAGGGCGCGGCGGCCTGTGTTAGCAATTGGCCATGGCATCGTTCTTTTCAAAACTCTTCGGTCGCGGCAGCGGCCCGGCAGCTCCGGCGAAAATCGCTGAGGAAACCGAGGCCTACAACGACCTTACGCTCGTCGCAGCTCCCATTCCGGAGGGCGGCCAGTATCGCCTTGCCGGGCGGATCGAAAAGCGGGATGGCGACCGGGTGTGGACCCGTTCCTTCATCCGCGCCGATCTCTTTTCCTCGCGGGACGACACGGTTGCCTCGACCTTCCGCAAGGCCAAGCAGATTGCCGACCAGCATGGTGCCTCGCTTTTCAGCGACGGCGTGGACAGCCGGCAGGTTTGAGACAGCGCGAAGCGGAATCCGCTTCGCTTTGTGAAAAGTCATACAAAGAGCATGAAGGCGCTGGAGAACCGGCGCGTTTGCCTGTATCCGCAGGAAACGACTTGTTGCGACCGTGCCGGTGCTGTTAGCTGCCGGCACGAAGAATCTGCGGACCGATCATGGGTACTGAAAATCTGATCCTGCTTCTCATCGAGGCCGGGTTCTATTTTGTCTTCATGGTGGGCATCCTGCATCTTCGCCATCAGTTGGGCATCGGCGTTTTCGTCGCCGCGCTCGGGGTGATGCACTTCCTCGAGACTTACTTGGCGGCCGTCTTCTACGTTGAATTGCCCTTCGGGATCATTTCGCCGGGTTCTTCCGTGCTTTTTTCCGGCAAGCTGATGATGATCCTCCTTCTTTATGTGAAGGAGGATGCGGCCGTCGTGCGGGCGCCGATCTACGGCCTGCTTGCCGGCAACTTTCTGACGGTGGGCCTCGGTTTCCTTCTGCGGCATCACCAGACCGTCAGCGCCGTGCCCGGTCGCCTTGCCGACCTCGCCTTCATCGACGAGATGGGCTGGCTGATGCTCTGGGGCACGACGCTGCTCTATATCGATTCGCTTGCCATCATCCTGCTCTACGAACGGCTCGGCCGGGTCTTCAAGCACAGCACGGCCATGCGCTTCTTCGTTTCCGGGGTCGTGGTTCTGACCTTCGACCAGATCGGCTTCTTTGCCGCCCTGCATTTCCTGAATGGTGCGCCGATCGAAGTCTTCTGGGGTGGCTGGCTTGCCAAGATGATGGCGGCCTGCGCCTATGCCGTGCTGATCACGATCTATCTCTCCTATTCGCGCATCTCGGCCATTCCGGTCTCGCCGCGGCCGATTTCGGATATTTTTGCCGATCTCACCTTCCGGGAGCGCTACGAGGATCTGCTCGACCGGTCCGGTAGGGACGCGCTGACCGGCGTCTACGATCGCAGCCGTCTGGAGTTCGAGGCGCCACGCATGCTTTCGGCAATGCTGGTGGACGGCAAGCCGCTGGCCCTGATGATCATCGATGCCGACCACTTCAAGGACGTCAACGACCGCTTCGGGCATCTGGCCGGCGATGGCGTGCTCAGGGATATCGCCGCCTGCCTGCAACGGACGGTGCGCGGCAACGACAAGGTCTTCCGCTTCGGCGGCGAGGAATTCGTGGTGATCTGCGAGAACATAACCCCCGATGCCGGCGCTGAACGAGCCGAGGCGTTGCGCCGCGCCGTGGAGACCGAAATTCACAGGCCAGACGGTGCGCCGGTGACGGTCAGCATCGGCATTGCCAACAGCTACAATGACGGTACGACGCTGAATGCGCTGCTTTCGACGGCTGACGCCCGGCTCTATGCCGCCAAGAATGCCGGCCGTAACCGCGTGATTTTCAGCTAGCCCCTCGGCTGCCGTTCGGATTTCACTCTCGAACCTCAAGACGGCAAATGGCTTTCGCCGTCCGCTCCCAAAACGCGATCTAGATTCGAGCCGTCACAAAAGGTTCATGCGCGCTTCCTATACGAATCCAAGGACAGTCCGGGCAATCTAGCAGGCAGTCGATGAGGAGTGGTGCAATGCGAGAGGCTGCCCGAAGCGACCTCGCCGCCGTTGGGGCCATCCTTTGCTGTCGATCGCATCTCCGCCGTTTGCGGGCCACCTCTCGGACATGCCGTTCTTTCCGGCGTACTGGCGCAGTTGTGCTATGTTTCCGGCCTCATCC encodes:
- a CDS encoding inorganic phosphate transporter; this encodes MDATLAFPLLVGLVGIALLFDFLNGLHDAANSIATIVSTRVLRPQYAVMWAAFFNFIAFLFFGLHVAETLGKGIIDPGIVSPLVIFAALMGAIIWNVVTWIFGIPSSSSHALIGGLVGAGLAKTGFDAVVWSGLIKTASAIFLSPAIGFLLALILVLIVSWLFVRQTPFAVDRTFRVMQFISASLYSLGHGGNDAQKTMGIIAVLLYSQGYLGGEFYVPFWVVITCQAAMALGTLMGGWRIVHTMGSKITRLNPMQGFCAETGGAITLFAATWLGIPVSTTHTITGAIIGVGAARRVTAVRWGIAGNIVIAWIVTLPSAAAISALFYLTLSVFSG
- a CDS encoding DUF47 domain-containing protein; the encoded protein is MLSLFRKLMPREDRFFDYFEQHSRTVVGAAEALQQVLAGGPDMEKHCDRIIALEDQADDITREVLLAVRRSFITPFDRGDIKDLIQSMDDAIDMMHKTVKTIRLYEQTSFEPGMQEMGDVVVKAAHLIAEAIPLLDKVGVHAGRLSAIAEEVTRVEGRSDELHDQGLKNLFKQYGKSDPMAYIIGSEIYGELEKVVDRFEDVANEISGIVIENV
- a CDS encoding TrkH family potassium uptake protein, which encodes MNATIFRSAINIAAISGIYLSVAMLIPAFIDVYYGHPDSEVFFLSAFMTGGLSLATAAATRAGPPPFNKRMGFLVVNMLWLSASFIGAMPLWLSSMKLTFAQAFFESVSAISTTGSTVIVGLDDAPPGILMWRSLLHWLGGIGILALGLFIMPYLRVGGMSFFKLESSDTADKPFARIASYTRAFLAIYVAITLICAITYAALGMSRFDALNHAMSTVATGGLSTHDASFGYFKSLPLLWAATFFMTLSSLPFSVLILIVVRGRVDAWRDPQIRVFLGYLVLFSVAASVFQRLENGVDFRDALAHSFFTVSSILSTTGFASDDYTQWGHFIVALAFVATFMGGCSGSTAGGLKAYRLIILFNFIRTGLYRLIYPDGIHAVRYGTMTVDIDLQRGVFLFFITYVAISAIGAILLGLMGYDVLTAISASATSLSNVGPGVTQAIGPAGSFAGFHDAALYLLSFLMLLGRLEILTVLVILTPLFWKS
- the ilvA gene encoding threonine ammonia-lyase; the encoded protein is MKPDVDAARDALRGLFSETPLQLNEHLSARYGADIYLKREDLSPVRSYKIRGAFNFFRKVLAKEDGARSFVCASAGNHAQGFAFVCRHFGVPGVVFMPVTTPQQKINKTRIFGGEFVTIKLVGDFFDQCYKAARDHAAETGALMVPPFDHEDIIEGQATVAAEIVEQLGDTLPDLVVLPVGGGGLASGVTGYLADKLGPSSFLFCEPAGAPSLKRSLESRAVVTLDQVDNFVDGAAVGQIGALNFAALSQFSADQVMLLSENAICVTMIDMLNVEGVVLEPAGALSLTALDALGREALEGKTVVAVVSGGNFDFERLPDVKERAMRHAGLKKYFILRLAQRPGALKDFLNMLGPDDDIARFEYLKKSARNFGSILIGIETKAPENFAVLKKAFDGAGMRYQDITENEILANLII
- a CDS encoding HlyU family transcriptional regulator; amino-acid sequence: MASFFSKLFGRGSGPAAPAKIAEETEAYNDLTLVAAPIPEGGQYRLAGRIEKRDGDRVWTRSFIRADLFSSRDDTVASTFRKAKQIADQHGASLFSDGVDSRQV
- a CDS encoding GGDEF domain-containing protein; this encodes MMGTENLILLLIEAGFYFVFMVGILHLRHQLGIGVFVAALGVMHFLETYLAAVFYVELPFGIISPGSSVLFSGKLMMILLLYVKEDAAVVRAPIYGLLAGNFLTVGLGFLLRHHQTVSAVPGRLADLAFIDEMGWLMLWGTTLLYIDSLAIILLYERLGRVFKHSTAMRFFVSGVVVLTFDQIGFFAALHFLNGAPIEVFWGGWLAKMMAACAYAVLITIYLSYSRISAIPVSPRPISDIFADLTFRERYEDLLDRSGRDALTGVYDRSRLEFEAPRMLSAMLVDGKPLALMIIDADHFKDVNDRFGHLAGDGVLRDIAACLQRTVRGNDKVFRFGGEEFVVICENITPDAGAERAEALRRAVETEIHRPDGAPVTVSIGIANSYNDGTTLNALLSTADARLYAAKNAGRNRVIFS